From the Nevskia ramosa DSM 11499 genome, the window CGTCGCGCATCACCAGATTCGATTCCAGATTCAGGAACAGGCTCAGCGGATCGAGATTGCTCGATCCCACCGTCGACCAGTCATCGTCGATCACCGCAACCTTGGCGTGCAGCGGCCGCTCGGTGTACTCGAAGATCCGCGCGCCGGCACGCAGCAGTTCGTCATCCAGCGCCCGCGCCAGCCAGCGCACGATCGGCATGTCCGGACGTCCCTGCAGGATCAGCCGGACTTTCACGCCACGCTCGGCCGCACGGCGGAATTCGCGCATCAGCCGATAGCTGGGCAGGAAGTAGGCGTTGGCCAGAATGATGTCGCGCTTCGCGTTGCGAATGCCGATGCGATAGACGTGCTCGATGTCGTCGCGATGCTGATCGTTGTCGCGCACCACCAGCATGGCGCCGGTCTTGCCGTGATCGCCGGTCTCGGGCTTGCGCGACCGCAACGGCCAGGATCGCCAGCGCCAGCGCGGGCTGGTCGCCACATCGTTGTTCTTGCTGAAGTGCGCGTGGATGTGCTCGACCACTGGGCCTTCGACCAGCACCGCGTAATCCTGCTTCGATTCCGGTCCGTAGGCCCTCAGGTGCTCGGCCGACAGGTTGATGCCGCCGATCAGTGCCTGCTTGCCATCGATGACCACGGTCTTGCGATGCAGGCGGCGAAAGATATTGGTGCGATAACCGAGCTTGCGCGGCTGCGGATCGAACAGCTTGAAGTGGACACCGGCATCGATGAGCGCGGTGATGAACGCGGGCGTCAATTCCTCCGAGCCATAGCCATCGACCACCAGCTCCACATGAACGCCGCGCTTCGCAGCGTCGATCAGCTTCAGCTGCAGTTCGTTGCCGACCTGATCCTCGAAGAGGATGAAAGTCTCGATCAGCACTTCCTGCGTGGCGCTGGCGATCGCGTCGAACACCAGCGGAAAGAACGCTTCGCCGTTCTCGAGCAGGCGCAGTCGATTGCCTTCGGTCCAGTGCCGTGTGGAGGAGGCCATGCTGGTAGGACGGCTACTTGCGGGAGCGTTCATGGCTGCAGGGTGGCGGTCAGTGCGGCGTGATCGGAGAGATGCTTCCACGGCGGCGCCGACAACACTTCGGCAGCGGCGACAGTGACACCACGGACGTAGATGCGATCCAGGCGCAGCAGTGGCACCCGCACCGGGAAGCTGCGCGGGCTGAGCTGGCCGGTGGCAACGAAGGCATCGACCAGCCCGGCCTTGGCCAGCATCGGGCCGGCGCGCTGGCGCCAGTCATTGAAATCGCCGCCGACGATCAGCGGCGCTTCCGGAGGCAGCTCGGCGATGAAGTCGCAGAGACGTTCCAGCTGCTGCCGGCGATGCGCTTCACGCAGGCCGAGGTGGGTGCAGATCGCATGCACTTCCAGCGGCGGCCGCTTGCCGCCTTGCGGCACTGCGAGCACGCAATGCAGGAAGCCGCGCGGCTCGGTGCCGAGAATGGAAATATCGTGATTGTCCCAGCGCAGGATCGGAAATTTCGACAACACCGCATTGCCGTGATGGCCATCGGCATAGACCGCGTTGCGGCCGTAGGCGACGTTGCCCCACAGGGTGTCGGCAATGAAGCTCGATTGCTCTTCCGCCGGCCAGCCGGCATGACGCAGTGCGTGACCCGCATGGCTGCCCAGCGTTTCCTGCAGGAACACGATATCGGCGTGCACCGCGTGCACCGCCGCCTTCAGCTCCGGCAACACGAAGCGCCTATTGAACTGGGCAAAGCCCATGTGGATGTTCAGGGTCATCAGGGTCAGCGTGGGAAGGCTTGCTGGCATACGGCGCGACGGAATCTGGTCAGTGTCCACTGGCAGTAGCGGCACGTTCCGTTCCTGCGCCTGCCGCCCAGTTCGCGGAGCTAGACAGGCACGCTAACTGCCCCGGCTCAGGGATGCAGACCAATCCGCCCAGCCGCCAACATCACTATCAGCTGCTCAAGCGCGGACTCGCGGTCGCGTTCTTTCTGCTCGTCGCCTGGCTGATCTATCGCTACGGCCGAACGCTGGACTGGCAGCAGATCTGGCGCTCGGTGCAGCAAATCGATCGCAGCACCTTGCTGCTGGCTGCGGCCTGCTCGATCGGCAGCTACGCCGTTTATGCCTGCGTCGATCTGTTCGCACGCCATGCGCTGCGATTGCAGGTATCGAAAGCCAAGGCGATGGCAATCGCCTTCGTCTGCTACGCCTTCAATCTGAACTTCGGCTCCTGGGTCGGCAGCATCGGCTTCCGCTACCGGCTCTATTCGCGCATCGGTCTCGATGCCGAGCAGGTCACGCGAGTGGTCGGCATGAGTCTGGTCACCAACTGGTCCGGCTACTTCCTGCTTGCAGGCGTGGCCTTCGCGTTCAACTTCGTCAAGCCGCCGGCAGGCTGGGAAATCGGCAGGCTGGGTTTGACCATCGCCGGTGTCGCGCTGCTGGCGACCCTGGTTCTCTACATCGGTGCTTCGGCATTGGCGAAGCGGCGCAGCTGGACGATACGCGGCCGCGAACTGAGCTTGCCCAGCGCCGGTTTCGCTACCTTGCAGGTGCTGGTATCGAGCCTCAACTGGCTGCTGATCGCCGGCATCCTGTACGTGCTGCTGCGCCAGCACGTCGACTTTCCGCTGGTGCTCGGTGTTTTCCTGCTGGCCGCCATCGCCGGCGCAGCGACCCATGTGCCCGCCGGTCTCGGCGTCACCGAAGCGGTGTTCTTCGCCGTGCTCGGCAGCCGCGTGCCGCATGCCGAACTGTTTGCCGCGCTGCTCACCTACCGCGCGCTCTATTACCTGATGCCGCTGTGCGCTGCGATCCCGGTTTACTTCCTGCTCGAGGCCCAGGGCCGCAGCCACAAGCTCGATGCAGAGAACGACGCAGCAGAACACCCCGAAGAGACTGCTGCCGCCATCCCGCAACAGCAGCGGTCCGCGCAGACCTGAGCGCTGCGCAGGCTTTTTTCAACCGCAGTTTCCCGCAATCCACCACTGCTCCGGACTACGTCCGGACCGCCTGCTGTTTCCCATCGTCGATATCCGCGATGGGACCCATCCGAGGAGACCGACACCATGGCAAAGGCAAAAAACCCGCGCCGCGCAGCTCCGCGCGGCAATACCGATGTACTGGATGCTTATCGGGTATCCGATGAAGGTTCCGGCCTGACCAGCAATCAGGGCATTCCGATTCCCGATGACGACAACAGCCTGCGCGCCGGCGAACGCGGGCCGACCTTGGCGGAAGATTTCTACTTCCTGGAAAAGATCCAGCACTTCGATCACGAGCGCATTCCGGAGCGCGTGGTTCATGCGCGCGGCGTCGGTGCCCACGGCTACTTCGAAGCCAGCAAGGACATCTCCGATGTCACTCAGGCGAAGTTCCTGAAGCCCGGCGCGCAGACACCGGTGTTCGTGCGCTTCTCCACCGTGGCCGGCGAGAAAGGCTCCACCGATGTCGCCCGCGACGTGCGCGGCTTCGCGACCAAGTTCTACACCGAAGAAGGCGTGTTCGATCTGGTCGGCAACAACATCCCGGTGTTCTTCATCCAGGATGCGATCAAGTTTCCCGATCTGATCCACGCGGTGAAACCGGAACCGCACAACGCCATTCCGCAGGCCGCGTCGGCCCACGACACCTTCTGGGATTTCGCCTCGCTGACCACCGAAACCACGCACATGCTGATGTGGGTGATGAGTGATCGCGCGTTGCCGCGTTCGCTGGCGATGATGGAAGGCTTCGGCGTGCACACCTTCCGCCTGATCAACGCGGCCGGTGCCGCTACCCTGGTGAAATTCCACTGGAAGCCGAAGGCCGGCACCCACAGCCTGATCTGGGATGAAGCGGTGCAGATCTCCGGTGCCGATCCGGATTTCCATCGCCGTGATCTCTGGGAGCAGATCGAAGCCGGCAACTTCCCGGA encodes:
- a CDS encoding endonuclease/exonuclease/phosphatase family protein; this encodes MPASLPTLTLMTLNIHMGFAQFNRRFVLPELKAAVHAVHADIVFLQETLGSHAGHALRHAGWPAEEQSSFIADTLWGNVAYGRNAVYADGHHGNAVLSKFPILRWDNHDISILGTEPRGFLHCVLAVPQGGKRPPLEVHAICTHLGLREAHRRQQLERLCDFIAELPPEAPLIVGGDFNDWRQRAGPMLAKAGLVDAFVATGQLSPRSFPVRVPLLRLDRIYVRGVTVAAAEVLSAPPWKHLSDHAALTATLQP
- a CDS encoding lysylphosphatidylglycerol synthase domain-containing protein — translated: MQTNPPSRQHHYQLLKRGLAVAFFLLVAWLIYRYGRTLDWQQIWRSVQQIDRSTLLLAAACSIGSYAVYACVDLFARHALRLQVSKAKAMAIAFVCYAFNLNFGSWVGSIGFRYRLYSRIGLDAEQVTRVVGMSLVTNWSGYFLLAGVAFAFNFVKPPAGWEIGRLGLTIAGVALLATLVLYIGASALAKRRSWTIRGRELSLPSAGFATLQVLVSSLNWLLIAGILYVLLRQHVDFPLVLGVFLLAAIAGAATHVPAGLGVTEAVFFAVLGSRVPHAELFAALLTYRALYYLMPLCAAIPVYFLLEAQGRSHKLDAENDAAEHPEETAAAIPQQQRSAQT
- the clsB gene encoding cardiolipin synthase ClsB, which codes for MNAPASSRPTSMASSTRHWTEGNRLRLLENGEAFFPLVFDAIASATQEVLIETFILFEDQVGNELQLKLIDAAKRGVHVELVVDGYGSEELTPAFITALIDAGVHFKLFDPQPRKLGYRTNIFRRLHRKTVVIDGKQALIGGINLSAEHLRAYGPESKQDYAVLVEGPVVEHIHAHFSKNNDVATSPRWRWRSWPLRSRKPETGDHGKTGAMLVVRDNDQHRDDIEHVYRIGIRNAKRDIILANAYFLPSYRLMREFRRAAERGVKVRLILQGRPDMPIVRWLARALDDELLRAGARIFEYTERPLHAKVAVIDDDWSTVGSSNLDPLSLFLNLESNLVMRDAEFAATLRSNLEGLIETRCQELTLHKARLPPMLRRLISILAYHLLRRLPSLASGVPVGSSKPVVVTDQGLPPLSEHS